In the Quercus lobata isolate SW786 chromosome 5, ValleyOak3.0 Primary Assembly, whole genome shotgun sequence genome, one interval contains:
- the LOC115992291 gene encoding ATPase 10, plasma membrane-type, producing MAQDLDKPLLDPEDFHREGIDLENIPLDEVFEQLRTTRRGLSSEDAEARLQIFGPNKLEEKPENKFLKFLSFMWNPLSWVMEAAAIMAIVLANGGGQGPDWQDFVGIVCLLLINSTISFIEENNAGNAASALMARLAPKTKVLRDGQWQEQDAAVLVPGDVISIKLGDIIPADARLLEGDSLRIDQSALTGESLPVTKRTGDEVFSGSTCKHGEIEAVVIATGVHSFLGKAAYLVDSTEVIGHFQKVLTAIGNFCICSIAVGMILEIIVMFPIQKRSYRDGINNLLVLLIGGIPIAMPTVLSVTLAIGSHRLSQQGAITKRMTAIEEMAGMDVLCSDKTGTLTLNRLTVDRNLIEVFNNNMDRDTIVLLAARASRIENQDAIDEAIVNMLADPKEARANITEVHFLPFNPVDKRTAITYIDSDGNWHRASKGAPEQILNLCQEKQEIAGKVHSIIDKFAERGLRSLGVAYQAVPERTKESPGDPWTFCGLLPLFDPPRHDSAETIRRALNLGVCVKMITGDQLAIAKETGRRLGMGTNMYPSSSLLGRDKDEHEALPVDELIEKADGFAGVFPEHKYEIVKILQEKKHVVGMTGDGVNDAPALKKADIGIAVADATDAARGAADIVLTEPGLSVIVSAVLTSRAIFQRMKNYTIYAVSITIRIVLGFVLLALIWEYDFPPFMVLIIAILNDGTIMTISKDRVKPSPMPDSWKLNEIFATGIVIGTYLALVTVLFYWVIVDTTFFETLFNLSSLSSNSEEVSSAVYLQVSIISQALIFVTRSQGWSFLERPGTLLMCAFVVAQLVATVIAVYANISFASISGIGWGWAGVIWLYSLIFYIPLDIIKFTVRYALSGEAWNLLFDRKTAFTSKKDYGKEDRAAQWVVSQRSLQGYTSGDLEINGRRSSLIAEQARRRAEIARLGELHTLRGHIESVARLKNLDLNVIQSAHTV from the exons ATGGCTCAAGATTTGGATAAACCATTGCTGGATCCTGAGGATTTCCATCGAGAGGGAATCGATTTG GAGAACATACCATTAGATGAAGTTTTTGAACAACTTAGAACAACACGAAGAGGACTTTCATCTGAAGATGCTGAAGCCAGACTGCAGATTTTTGGCCCAAACAAGCTCGAAGAGAAGCCA gagaacaaatttttgaaatttttgagttttatgtgGAATCCCTTGTCATGGGTTATGGAAGCTGCAGCGATAATGGCAATTGTCCTTGCTAATGGCGGA GGGCAGGGTCCTGACTGGCAAGACTTTGTAGGGATTGTCTGCCTACTTTTAATCAATTCAACAATCAGTTTTATAGAGGAAAATAACGCAGGGAATGCTGCATCAGCACTTATGGCTCGTTTAGCGCCTAAAACAAAG GTTCTCCGAGATGGGCAGTGGCAAGAGCAAGATGCAGCTGTCCTGGTACCAGGAGATGTAATTAGCATAAAGCTTGGGGATATCATTCCTGCTGATGCTCGTCTGCTTGAAGGAGACTCACTAAGAATTGACCAG TCAGCTCTTACTGGAGAATCTCTGCCTGTCACTAAGAGGACAGGTGATGAAGTATTTTCTGGTTCAACATGTAAGCATGGAGAGATTGAAGCTGTAGTGATAGCAACTGGAGTTCATTCTTTCTTGGGAAAAGCAGCATATTTAGTTGACAGCACCGAAGTTATCGGTCATTTCCAGAAG GTCCTTACCGCTATTGGGAACTTCTGCATTTGCTCCATAGCTGTGGGAATGATTCTTGAAATCATTGTCATGTTTCCTATTCAGAAACGTTCATACAGGGATGGAATCAACAACCTTCTTGTTCTTTTAATCGGAGGAATACCCATAGCTATGCCAACAGTATTATCTGTGACTCTTGCAATTGGTTCACATCGACTATCTCAACAG GGTGCCATTACAAAAAGgatgacagcaattgaagaaaTGGCAGGAATGGATGTTCTTTGCAGTGATAAAACTGGAACTCTTACCCTGAATCGTCTCACTGTTGATCGGAACCTAATCGAG GTTTTCAACAACAATATGGATAGAGATACAATTGTGTTGCTTGCAGCCAGAGCATCAAGAATAGAAAACCAGGATGCTATCGATGAAGCTATCGTTAACATGCTTGCTGATCCAAAGGAG GCTCGTGCAAACATCACAGAAGTGCATTTTCTTCCGTTCAATCCAGTGGACAAACGTACTGCAATTACATACATTGATTCTGATGGTAATTGGCATCGTGCCAGCAAAGGAGCTCCTGAACAG ATTCTAAATCTTTGCCAAGAGAAACAAGAAATTGCCGGAAAAGTGCATTCCATCATTGACAAATTTGCTGAAAGGGGCTTGAGATCTCTCGGTGTTGCGTATCAG GCAGTTCCAGAAAGAACTAAGGAGAGTCCTGGAGATCCTTGGACATTTTGTGGTTTGTTACCCTTGTTTGATCCTCCAAGACATGACAGTGCTGAGACCATCCGCAGGGCTCTTAACCTTGGAGTCTGTGTTAAGATGATTACAG GTGATCAATTAGCAATTGCAAAGGAGACAGGGCGAAGACTTGGTATGGGAACAAACATGTACCCATCTTCTTCATTGTTGGGCCGTGACAAAGATGAACATGAAGCTCTTCCCGTGGATGAGCTCATTGAAAAGGCAGATGGCTTTGCTGGTGTATTCCCTG AACATAAGTAcgaaattgtgaaaattttacaagaaaaaaagcATGTGGTTGGAATGACTGGAGATGGTGTGAATGATGCACCTGCTTTAAAGAAAGCAGATATTGGAATAGCAGTGGCAGATGCTACAGATGCTGCAAGAGGCGCTGCTGATATAGTGTTAACAGAGCCTGGCTTAAGTGTGATTGTCAGTGCAGTGTTGACTAGCAGAGCTATATTCCAAAGAATGAAGAATTATACA ATATATGCTGTCTCCATAACCATAAGGATTGTG CTTGGTTTTGTGCTCCTAGCTTTGATATGGGAATATGACTTCCCACCTTTCATGGTTCTGATAATAGCGATACTGAATGATG GGACCATCATGACTATTTCAAAGGACCGAGTAAAGCCATCTCCAATGCCTGACAGTTGGAAGCTCAATGAAATATTTGCGACCGGCATTGTCATTGGCACATATCTTGCTTTGGTTACCGTCTTATTTTACTGGGTTATAGTGGACACCACTTTCTTTGAG ACTCTCTTCAACTTAAGCTCCTTATCCAGTAACAGTGAGGAAGTTTCATCAGCTGTATATTTGCAAGTTAGCATCATCAGCCAGGCTCTCATATTTGTTACACGTAGTCAGGGGTGGTCATTTCTAGAGAGGCCTGGAACTCTCTTGATGTGTGCTTTTGTGGtggctcaactg GTTGCTACTGTAATTGCTGTCTATGCAAATATTAGCTTTGCTTCCATTAGCGGCATTGGATGGGGATGGGCTGGTGTTATATGGTTATATAGTTTGATCTTCTATATACCACTGGATATTATCAAGTTCACAGTACGCTATGCATTGAGTGGAGAAGCTTGGAATCTCTTATTTGATAGAAAG ACAGCTTTTACCTCTAAGAAAGATTATGGGAAGGAAGATAGGGCAGCCCAATGGGTAGTTTCTCAGAGAAGTCTACAAGGATATACATCTGGAGATTTAGAGATCAATGGTAGGCGATCTTCTTTGATTGCTGAACAGGCCAGGCGGCGTGCTGAAATAGCCAG GCTAGGGGAGTTACACACTTTGAGGGGACATATAGAATCTGTAGCGAGGCTTAAAAATTTGGACTTGAATGTGATCCAATCAGCTCATACAGTCTGA
- the LOC115992292 gene encoding uncharacterized protein LOC115992292 isoform X1, with product MDNNDDACGCGSGSRSSSSSSRLKYLIIRPEKGGIGDLYRYLVWADLASGLSFLEGSDQELVERVAVDHRWVILVSLILRKFIAFFAKPLEWTGYAFDFFLNLLSLNHNLLGLLSNLLQGKVVVPERDTETFISTVGHLDGRIDLYKAQSLLLLQDTNNNSESSVFGERSIRIEVGNRALMDLCIMASKLAYENSKVIKNVVLHHWKMHFVDFYNCWNDFQRERSTQVFILCDKDKDANLILISFRGTEPFNANDWSTDFDYSWYEIPKLGKVHMGFLEALGLGNRADVVTFQNHLKKWTNSGGVRVSKSPSQGRESVSSNIDWGQEQDQGIKKIPPEMVEKTAYYAVKSKLKSLFKEHENAKFVVTGHSLGGALAILFPMVLVLHEEKEIIQRLLGVYTFGQPRVGNKELGRFMEAHLNHPVPKYFRMVYCNDLVPRLPYDDKIFFYKHFGVCLYYDSLYVEKHMDEEPNRNYFGMRYLIPEYLNAVWELIRGLIMGYTHGPEYKEGWFSILLRVIGLALPGLSAHCPTNYVNSVRLGKERIIQLSSF from the exons ATGGATAATAACGATGATGCATGTGGATGTGGCAGTGGGTcaaggtcttcttcttcttcttcaagattgAAGTACCTGATAATACGGCCGGAGAAGGGTGGAATCGGGGACTTATATCGTTACCTGGTGTGGGCAGACCTGGCGAGCGGGCTGAGCTTCCTGGAGGGTTCGGACCAGGAACTGGTGGAAAGAGTGGCGGTGGATCACAGATGGGTCATACTGGTGTCACTCATACTCCGCAAATTCATTGCCTTTTTTGCCAAGCCCCTGGAGTGGACTGGCTATGCTTTTGACTTCTTTCTCaatctcctctctctcaatcACAACCTTCTTGGTCTACTCTCCAACCTCTTACAAG GAAAGGTGGTGGTGCCAGAGCGGGACACGGAGACCTTCATAAGTACGGTTGGGCATTTAGATGGGCGGATTGACCTTTACAAGGCCCAAAGCTTACTACTACTGCAAGatactaataataatagtgAATCATCTGTTTTTGGGGAGAGAAGCATAAGAATAGAAGTGGGGAACCGGGCCCTTATGGACCTTTGCATCATGGCCTCCAAGTTGGCATATGAGAATTCCAAAGTCATTAAAAATGTTGTACTTCACCATTGGAAG ATGCATTTTGTGGACTTCTACAACTGCTGGAATG ATTTCCAAAGGGAGAGGTCGACCCAAGTGTTCATACTGTGTGACAAGGATAAAGATGCGAATTTGATACTGATCAGCTTCAGGGGCACAGAACCTTTTAATGCGAATGATTGGAGTACCGATTTTGACTACTCTTGGTATGAAATCCCAAAATTGGGAAAAGTTCACATGGGATTCTTAGAAGCCTTGGGTTTGGGCAACAGAGCTGATGTTGTCACCTTCCAAAATCACCTTAAAAAATGGACTAATTCAGGTGGTGTTCGTGTTAGCAAAAGCCCTTCACAAGGCAGAGAATCAGTATCCTCAAACATTGATTGGGGCCAAGAACAAGATCAAG GTATTAAGAAGATTCCACCAGAAATGGTGGAGAAGACTGCGTACTATGCTGTAAAAAGTAAGCTCAAGAGCTTATTCAAGGAGCACGAGAATGCAAAATTCGTAGTCACTGGACATAGCTTAGGTGGGGCACTTGCCATATTATTCCCAATGGTGCTGGTGCTACATGAGGAGAAGGAGATAATACAAAGGTTATTGGGTGTATACACATTTGGACAGCCCAGGGTTGGGAACAAGGAACTGGGGAGGTTCATGGAAGCCCATTTGAATCATCCAGTCCCAAAGTACTTCAGGATGGTCTACTGCAACGACCTTGTGCCGAGATTGCCTTACGATGACAAAATCTTTTTCTATAAACATTTTGGAGTGTGCCTTTACTATGACAGCCTATACGTTGAAAAG CATATGGATGAGGAGCCAAACAGAAATTACTTTGGAATGAGATACCTGATACCAGAGTATCTGAATGCTGTTTGGGAATTAATCCGAGGTTTAATAATGGGCTACACCCATGGGCCAGAGTATAAGGAGGGCTGGTTTTCCATACTGCTCAGGGTGATAGGACTGGCACTTCCTGGTCTTTCTGCACATTGCCCCACAAATTATGTCAACTCTGTGAGGCTTGGAAAGGAGCGCATCATTCAGTTATCCTCATTCTAA
- the LOC115992292 gene encoding uncharacterized protein LOC115992292 isoform X2, translating into MQQFLYPPTGSRSSSSSSRLKYLIIRPEKGGIGDLYRYLVWADLASGLSFLEGSDQELVERVAVDHRWVILVSLILRKFIAFFAKPLEWTGYAFDFFLNLLSLNHNLLGLLSNLLQGKVVVPERDTETFISTVGHLDGRIDLYKAQSLLLLQDTNNNSESSVFGERSIRIEVGNRALMDLCIMASKLAYENSKVIKNVVLHHWKMHFVDFYNCWNDFQRERSTQVFILCDKDKDANLILISFRGTEPFNANDWSTDFDYSWYEIPKLGKVHMGFLEALGLGNRADVVTFQNHLKKWTNSGGVRVSKSPSQGRESVSSNIDWGQEQDQGIKKIPPEMVEKTAYYAVKSKLKSLFKEHENAKFVVTGHSLGGALAILFPMVLVLHEEKEIIQRLLGVYTFGQPRVGNKELGRFMEAHLNHPVPKYFRMVYCNDLVPRLPYDDKIFFYKHFGVCLYYDSLYVEKHMDEEPNRNYFGMRYLIPEYLNAVWELIRGLIMGYTHGPEYKEGWFSILLRVIGLALPGLSAHCPTNYVNSVRLGKERIIQLSSF; encoded by the exons ATGCAGCAGTTTCTTTATCCACCGAC TGGGTcaaggtcttcttcttcttcttcaagattgAAGTACCTGATAATACGGCCGGAGAAGGGTGGAATCGGGGACTTATATCGTTACCTGGTGTGGGCAGACCTGGCGAGCGGGCTGAGCTTCCTGGAGGGTTCGGACCAGGAACTGGTGGAAAGAGTGGCGGTGGATCACAGATGGGTCATACTGGTGTCACTCATACTCCGCAAATTCATTGCCTTTTTTGCCAAGCCCCTGGAGTGGACTGGCTATGCTTTTGACTTCTTTCTCaatctcctctctctcaatcACAACCTTCTTGGTCTACTCTCCAACCTCTTACAAG GAAAGGTGGTGGTGCCAGAGCGGGACACGGAGACCTTCATAAGTACGGTTGGGCATTTAGATGGGCGGATTGACCTTTACAAGGCCCAAAGCTTACTACTACTGCAAGatactaataataatagtgAATCATCTGTTTTTGGGGAGAGAAGCATAAGAATAGAAGTGGGGAACCGGGCCCTTATGGACCTTTGCATCATGGCCTCCAAGTTGGCATATGAGAATTCCAAAGTCATTAAAAATGTTGTACTTCACCATTGGAAG ATGCATTTTGTGGACTTCTACAACTGCTGGAATG ATTTCCAAAGGGAGAGGTCGACCCAAGTGTTCATACTGTGTGACAAGGATAAAGATGCGAATTTGATACTGATCAGCTTCAGGGGCACAGAACCTTTTAATGCGAATGATTGGAGTACCGATTTTGACTACTCTTGGTATGAAATCCCAAAATTGGGAAAAGTTCACATGGGATTCTTAGAAGCCTTGGGTTTGGGCAACAGAGCTGATGTTGTCACCTTCCAAAATCACCTTAAAAAATGGACTAATTCAGGTGGTGTTCGTGTTAGCAAAAGCCCTTCACAAGGCAGAGAATCAGTATCCTCAAACATTGATTGGGGCCAAGAACAAGATCAAG GTATTAAGAAGATTCCACCAGAAATGGTGGAGAAGACTGCGTACTATGCTGTAAAAAGTAAGCTCAAGAGCTTATTCAAGGAGCACGAGAATGCAAAATTCGTAGTCACTGGACATAGCTTAGGTGGGGCACTTGCCATATTATTCCCAATGGTGCTGGTGCTACATGAGGAGAAGGAGATAATACAAAGGTTATTGGGTGTATACACATTTGGACAGCCCAGGGTTGGGAACAAGGAACTGGGGAGGTTCATGGAAGCCCATTTGAATCATCCAGTCCCAAAGTACTTCAGGATGGTCTACTGCAACGACCTTGTGCCGAGATTGCCTTACGATGACAAAATCTTTTTCTATAAACATTTTGGAGTGTGCCTTTACTATGACAGCCTATACGTTGAAAAG CATATGGATGAGGAGCCAAACAGAAATTACTTTGGAATGAGATACCTGATACCAGAGTATCTGAATGCTGTTTGGGAATTAATCCGAGGTTTAATAATGGGCTACACCCATGGGCCAGAGTATAAGGAGGGCTGGTTTTCCATACTGCTCAGGGTGATAGGACTGGCACTTCCTGGTCTTTCTGCACATTGCCCCACAAATTATGTCAACTCTGTGAGGCTTGGAAAGGAGCGCATCATTCAGTTATCCTCATTCTAA